In Streptococcus parapneumoniae, the genomic stretch GCTGCCCGTTTGACACGTTCTGCAGACTGACCAAGGATGACCATCTTCTTGAGTCCAGTAATATCTGGAACCAGTTCGTCAAACTCATTGCCACGGTCCAAACCACCTGCAATCAAGACAACCTTGCTGTTGTCAAATCCTGACAATGCTTTTTGAGTAGCCAAGATATTGGTTGACTTACTGTCGTTATAAAATTTAACACCCTTGATTTCATCCACAAATTGGAGACGGTGTTTGACACCACCAAAGGCTGAAAGAGTTTCCTTGATGGTTTGATTGTCTACACCACGAAGCTTGGCTACAGCAATCGTCGCAAGAGCATTTTCCACATTGTGGCTACCTGGAACACCGATTTCATTCGCTGCCATGACCACTTCACCACGGAAGAAGAGCTGACCATCTTCCAGATAAGCTCCATCAACCTTTTCCTGTGTTGAGAATGGTACAACGGTAGCTTGTGTTTTTCTTGCCAATTCTTTTGCCAAGTCTTGGTTAAAGTTCAAGACAAGGAAATCAGCTGCTGTCATCTTGTTCTGGATATTCCACTTGGCTGCTACATATTCCTCAAAAGAACCGTGGTAGTCGATATGAGTTGGCATGAGGTTGGTAATAACCGCAATCTCAGGATGGAATTCTTGAACGCCCATGAGTTGGAAAGAAGAAAGTTCCATAACAAGAGTGTCCTTGTCTGTCGCTGTTTGAGCAACCTGACTGGCAGGATAGCCGATATTTCCTGATAAAAGACCATGTTGCCCAGCAGCAGTCAAAACGTCCCCAATCATAGTCGTTGTGGTCGTTTTTCCATTTGAACCTGTGATACCGATAATGGGCGCTTCTGAAATCAAGTAAGCCAATTCCACCTCAGTCAAGACTGGAATACCCTTTGACAATGCCTTTTCAATCATGGGATTGCTGTAAGGGATACCTGGATTTTTTACCATCAGAGCAAACTCTTCATCCAAGAGTTCCAAAGGATGGCCACCTGTGATAACCTTGATCCCTTCTTCCAGCAAACTTTGGGCAGCTGGATTGTCCTCAAAAGGTTTCCCGTCATTTACTGTCACAATAGCGCCTAGCTTGTCCAACAAACGAGCTGCAGATTCACCAGACTTGGCCAAACCTAAAACAAGTACTTTCTTATTTTTAAATTGATCTATTACTTTCATGTCTCAAACTCCATTTCTACTCTTACTATTTTACCATTTTTATGGAAATAAAAAAGCCACAAAGTGTGTTTGTGACTCTTTCTTCTAACTGATACTCTTCGAAAATCTCTTCAAACCACGTCAGCTTCGCCTTGCCGTACTCAAGTACAGCCTGCGGCTAGCTTCCTAGTTTGCTTTTTGATTTTCATTGAGTATGAATCTTGCCATATCACCTATGTGATAAATCGGTAACTCGAATGACTTGGTCCACTTGCTCCCAAATCAGAGGATTGTGGGTCGCAATAATAATGGTTCGATTCGGATTTTTTAGAGATTCTAGGATGGAAAGTAATTCCTCAGAGTTTTTGGGGTCTAGTGAAGCGGTTGGTTCATCTGCGAGAATCAAAGGTGGATCCTTTAAAATTATCTTCGCTAGTGCAACACGTTGTGCTTCTCCTCCTGATAATTCAAATATAGGTTGCTTTAAATCTAAATAAGAGAGGTTAACACGGTTTAGAGCTTGTTTCATCAAAGAAATTTTCTCTTTTTCTTTCAACTTTTTACCAACTAAACCCAGATTGAGGTTCTCTTTGACGGTTTGGCTTTCAATTAAGCCAAAATCTTGAAATAGGTATCCTAAGTAATCTCTAAAGAAAACAGAAGGCTTGATGTCCTTAAGAGAAGTACCATCATAGATGATTTGTCCTTTGTCATATGGCTCTAATCGTCCAATCATATTCAAGAGTGTTGTCTTACCGCAGCCACTTGTACCGATTAAGGCATAAATTTTCCCACCTTCAAAATGAAGATTGGTATCTGAAAATAGCTGACGGCTTCCAAATTTTTTAGATATATTCTTTAGTTCAATCATCCTATTTTCCTTTCATAATTGTCATAGAAACACGAGATTCTTTATGGGCTTGACGGTAAAGCGTCAAAACTGCACTAGCTAGAAAGACTAATAAAGTGAGCAAGCCAATCACCAAGTCTCGACTGCTTAAAATAAAGAGACTAGCACCAAATACAAAACTGGCAAATTGGCTAACCATATACTGAGCATGTGTTTCAAAAAATCGTAAACCTGAAATTCGTTTAATCAAGATATCTCGGCGGAATTGCTCGAAATATAGAAGATTGACAGAATAAAAGAGTAACAAGGAACTAGCTATTCCAACAATAGCTCCTAGGATTAAAGTTGCTGTTTCAGTTTGAACTTCATTATAACGAGTTAGATAAACACTTCTTCCTTCTTTAAGATAGGATACTTGCTCATAAATCCCAGCTTTCTTTAAGAGTTCTAGCCCACTCTCATATCCTTTGATAAAGAGTTGTTTTCCAGCATTGATAGACCAACTAGATTTGGAAATGATACTATCACCTGTAGATGTTGGAGTAAATACAACTAAAATTGGATCGGTTAAGTACTGGATGGATACTGGGCTTTCACCGTTATTATAAATAAATCGCTTCTCTCCAGTTGGAAGATAGCTAACAATCGCTCTCATTTCATACTCTAAAGGAGCACTTGCCTCCTCACCAGATTTTCCATAATAACTCAATCTTTCTTCAAAAACTTTCTTAAGTTCTGCTTCTCGAGAGCGCAAATGTTCTGGGAGCAAGAGGATAAACTCACCTTTTTGGAGATGGGCTAACTTCTGTTTGGTCTCAGCATCTACCACGACCTTTTCCTTATCCAAATAACTTGGACTGACATAGAGAACATTAGCATCTGGACTATAGGTATCCAGTGTCTCTCCCTGTTCATTTTTTCCTTGAGGATTTGCAAAATGAATGAGATTATCTTTTACAAATAGAGCCTGTTCTTTTTCAACTGCTTCTTTGGAAAATTCATACCACTTATTCAGATTTTCTGTATCTTTTCCTCTATCACCTAAGCCAAAAGAAATTTGATAATAATCTGCTCTATCCTTCCATGCTTGTTTTGAAATTTCAAGTTCTTTCAATCGTTGGTAAGACGTCAAGCCTGTCTTAACAGCGTAGCCTACTGTAAAAACAGCTACTAACTGACACAATAGGGTTAAAGCCATCAAGCGTTTAAGGGGTAATCTCCCCTTAATAACAGGAACTAATGCTTTATAACTCAAACTCATTAGATAAAGGAGCATTAGTAAAATTGAAATACCCAATAAAAACAACAGATAGAAACTAATCCCAAAACCATAGGTGGCTAACAAGATAGGATAAAACAAACCTTGACTAAAAAGAACGACTCCCCCACCTAGGAAGGAAAGGAGGGCTGATAGAAGGAGCCATTTGATATCAGTAGATAATGAATGCCCCATAATGGATAAGAGAGTCTGACCAGAAAAGAGTTTTATACCTGCTGCTCTCATTTCCTTAATCCGAGTGATAATCACTAAAGCAAAGAAAGATAAGCCAAATATTGCTAAACTAATTAAAATAAGGGGATTTAGTAACATTCGAAAAGCAAGAGAATAGGGAGGTGTCTTTCGGTCAGCAATTGCTTTATAACCCAAATCTCCTAATTTATCGGCAAGCTTTTCTTTTGTCAAGGAGCCTGATAAAAGGAGATAACTATTTAGTGGATCACTACGTTCACGACTTTCTTGACTAGCTTCTTGGAATTCTTTTGGTAAAGTTCCCTGACCATAAGTTGCATAAGTAAAGTGAGTTGTCCCATCCTTACTCGGCTCTACAATTCTCCTAGCTATTAAACTCTGTTCTGAGTTTGCAAAATTCTCCAATTCCTGTTCAAATACCTCACGCGTCGGCTCCTGAGTATCCTTTTTG encodes the following:
- the murD gene encoding UDP-N-acetylmuramoyl-L-alanine--D-glutamate ligase, with the protein product MKVIDQFKNKKVLVLGLAKSGESAARLLDKLGAIVTVNDGKPFEDNPAAQSLLEEGIKVITGGHPLELLDEEFALMVKNPGIPYSNPMIEKALSKGIPVLTEVELAYLISEAPIIGITGSNGKTTTTTMIGDVLTAAGQHGLLSGNIGYPASQVAQTATDKDTLVMELSSFQLMGVQEFHPEIAVITNLMPTHIDYHGSFEEYVAAKWNIQNKMTAADFLVLNFNQDLAKELARKTQATVVPFSTQEKVDGAYLEDGQLFFRGEVVMAANEIGVPGSHNVENALATIAVAKLRGVDNQTIKETLSAFGGVKHRLQFVDEIKGVKFYNDSKSTNILATQKALSGFDNSKVVLIAGGLDRGNEFDELVPDITGLKKMVILGQSAERVKRAADKAGVSYVDATDIADATRKAYELATQGDVVLLSPANASWDMYANFEVRGDLFIDTVAELKE
- a CDS encoding ABC transporter ATP-binding protein is translated as MIELKNISKKFGSRQLFSDTNLHFEGGKIYALIGTSGCGKTTLLNMIGRLEPYDKGQIIYDGTSLKDIKPSVFFRDYLGYLFQDFGLIESQTVKENLNLGLVGKKLKEKEKISLMKQALNRVNLSYLDLKQPIFELSGGEAQRVALAKIILKDPPLILADEPTASLDPKNSEELLSILESLKNPNRTIIIATHNPLIWEQVDQVIRVTDLSHR
- a CDS encoding bacteriocin-associated integral membrane family protein, whose product is MKKLFILLSTFFLSFFLVWIIVLRAPQYLYASYDSVTLLRVKKDTQEPTREVFEQELENFANSEQSLIARRIVEPSKDGTTHFTYATYGQGTLPKEFQEASQESRERSDPLNSYLLLSGSLTKEKLADKLGDLGYKAIADRKTPPYSLAFRMLLNPLILISLAIFGLSFFALVIITRIKEMRAAGIKLFSGQTLLSIMGHSLSTDIKWLLLSALLSFLGGGVVLFSQGLFYPILLATYGFGISFYLLFLLGISILLMLLYLMSLSYKALVPVIKGRLPLKRLMALTLLCQLVAVFTVGYAVKTGLTSYQRLKELEISKQAWKDRADYYQISFGLGDRGKDTENLNKWYEFSKEAVEKEQALFVKDNLIHFANPQGKNEQGETLDTYSPDANVLYVSPSYLDKEKVVVDAETKQKLAHLQKGEFILLLPEHLRSREAELKKVFEERLSYYGKSGEEASAPLEYEMRAIVSYLPTGEKRFIYNNGESPVSIQYLTDPILVVFTPTSTGDSIISKSSWSINAGKQLFIKGYESGLELLKKAGIYEQVSYLKEGRSVYLTRYNEVQTETATLILGAIVGIASSLLLFYSVNLLYFEQFRRDILIKRISGLRFFETHAQYMVSQFASFVFGASLFILSSRDLVIGLLTLLVFLASAVLTLYRQAHKESRVSMTIMKGK